One part of the Sphingopyxis sp. TUF1 genome encodes these proteins:
- a CDS encoding NAD(P)H-dependent flavin oxidoreductase, which produces MAFKTRITEMLGIEHPIVQGGMQSVGYAELASAVSNAGGLGILTALTQPTPEALRAEIERCRAMTDKPFGVNMTVFPTINAPDYKAYAQAIIDGGVKIVETAGTQAVREIWEMLKPHGVTILHKCTAVRHALSAERAGCDIISIDGFECAGHPGEDDIPGLILIPAAADKVKIPMLASGGFGDGRGLVAALALGAEGINMGTRFCATVEAPIHDNVKQAYIDNDERGSFLIFRSLKNTARVGKSAVSEEVVRRLAQPDATFADVAELVNGKAGRELLETGDLSKGVFWAGMVQGLIHDIPTCKDLIDRIIAEADAIVDKRLAGMRA; this is translated from the coding sequence ATGGCTTTCAAAACGCGCATCACCGAGATGCTGGGTATCGAGCACCCGATCGTTCAGGGCGGGATGCAGAGCGTCGGCTATGCTGAACTGGCGAGCGCGGTGTCGAACGCCGGCGGCCTTGGCATATTGACCGCATTGACCCAGCCGACGCCTGAAGCGCTCCGCGCCGAGATCGAGCGGTGCCGCGCGATGACCGACAAGCCGTTTGGCGTGAACATGACCGTCTTTCCGACGATCAACGCCCCCGATTACAAAGCCTATGCGCAGGCGATCATCGACGGCGGGGTCAAGATCGTCGAAACCGCAGGCACGCAGGCGGTGCGCGAGATATGGGAGATGTTGAAACCCCACGGGGTCACCATCCTCCACAAATGCACTGCGGTGCGCCATGCGCTGTCGGCCGAGCGCGCCGGCTGCGACATCATTTCGATCGACGGGTTCGAGTGCGCCGGACACCCCGGCGAGGACGATATTCCGGGTCTGATCCTGATCCCCGCCGCTGCCGACAAGGTGAAGATCCCGATGCTGGCCTCGGGCGGCTTCGGCGACGGCCGCGGGCTGGTCGCGGCGCTCGCGCTCGGCGCCGAGGGGATCAATATGGGCACGCGCTTCTGCGCGACCGTCGAGGCGCCGATCCACGACAATGTGAAGCAAGCCTATATCGACAATGACGAGCGCGGCAGCTTTCTGATTTTTCGCAGCCTGAAGAACACCGCACGGGTCGGCAAAAGCGCGGTTAGCGAGGAAGTGGTGCGCCGCCTGGCCCAGCCCGACGCCACCTTCGCCGATGTGGCCGAACTGGTGAACGGCAAGGCCGGGCGCGAGCTGCTCGAAACGGGCGACCTGTCGAAGGGCGTGTTCTGGGCGGGGATGGTGCAGGGGCTGATCCACGACATTCCCACGTGCAAGGACCTGATCGACCGGATCATCGCCGAAGCCGACGCGATCGTCGACAAGCGGTTGGCGGGAATGCGCGCCTGA
- a CDS encoding flavin reductase, with product MSLIDYKGFGGVRLSADMLGDENDPAVLLVPDLGQSRAAWRDVAEALVLSGRRVVNLDLRDGAGTGDRDLAPHVEDLRAVLAQMGSRPVVVTAGHAGWIALHALGLDGAHLAAGVVLVDMPVGAEETASGVAARLTLPTLVVRGGLAPAKSSMASAAFAAELPAGVCADIDDCDLALASDRREALLGQLLEFFERHQPREAMEFKAGSDPRTLRDAMGCFATGITIVTALDAEGTPVGLTANSFTSVSLDPPLLLVCIANTAGTAPALRAALHFGVNVLQIGQQPTSNRFSAKGEDRFANQPWAPGQTGVPLLGGSLVSFECQRESLHEAGDHFILVGRVVRAQFEPHRDPLLYFRGKYRRLHFA from the coding sequence TTGAGCCTCATCGACTATAAGGGTTTCGGCGGCGTTCGACTGTCCGCCGACATGTTGGGGGACGAGAACGATCCCGCAGTTCTGCTGGTGCCCGATCTTGGGCAAAGCCGCGCTGCGTGGCGCGATGTCGCCGAGGCGCTGGTGCTTTCGGGCCGCCGCGTCGTCAACCTCGACCTGCGCGATGGTGCGGGGACGGGCGACCGCGATCTGGCGCCCCATGTCGAGGATCTGCGCGCCGTGCTCGCCCAAATGGGTTCGCGCCCCGTCGTCGTGACGGCCGGACACGCCGGCTGGATAGCGCTGCATGCGCTGGGGCTCGACGGTGCCCATCTCGCGGCAGGCGTCGTTCTGGTGGACATGCCGGTCGGCGCAGAGGAGACGGCGAGCGGAGTCGCGGCGCGACTGACCCTCCCGACCCTTGTTGTGCGCGGCGGGCTTGCGCCGGCCAAAAGCAGCATGGCGAGCGCCGCCTTTGCGGCCGAGCTGCCCGCTGGCGTGTGCGCAGACATCGACGACTGCGACCTGGCACTCGCGTCGGACCGCCGGGAAGCGCTGCTCGGCCAGCTTCTCGAATTTTTCGAGCGGCACCAGCCGCGCGAGGCGATGGAGTTCAAGGCCGGGTCGGACCCGCGCACGTTGCGCGATGCCATGGGCTGTTTCGCGACCGGGATTACCATCGTCACCGCACTTGATGCGGAAGGGACGCCGGTGGGGCTGACGGCGAACAGTTTTACCTCAGTCTCGCTCGATCCGCCGCTTCTGCTGGTTTGCATCGCGAACACCGCCGGGACCGCACCAGCGCTGCGCGCGGCCTTACATTTTGGGGTAAATGTGCTGCAGATTGGTCAGCAGCCGACATCGAACCGCTTTTCGGCCAAGGGCGAGGATCGTTTTGCGAACCAGCCCTGGGCTCCCGGTCAGACGGGCGTGCCCTTGCTCGGCGGTTCGCTCGTATCCTTCGAATGCCAGCGCGAGTCGCTGCACGAGGCGGGGGACCATTTCATCCTCGTCGGCCGCGTCGTCCGCGCGCAATTCGAACCGCATCGCGACCCGCTGCTCTATTTTCGCGGCAAATACCGACGGCTTCATTTCGCATGA
- a CDS encoding LysR family transcriptional regulator: MTPKLLRTFLAVERTGNISIAAAQLNLAQSTVSDQIQSFEVQIGTALFERTRGGIRLAPAGQTLKPYAEAILAMTDEAVAALAHDHRPRSGTLAIGALETIAAQWLPERLSGFRKAHSDIGLRLQAANSGDLMRLVKDGGLDAILCFEARDLDPKLVGRVVAHEPLALISKADGQPDRAPGFVTTRSGCIFRRIFDENIAAFESSGGRIIAEVDSIAAIVNLVAQGDGAALVPEMAAAEALRNGQVRRLGNAAASKHVRLSLVWRRRRVQPPALRYLLKSFPSHQSVSTVTM, encoded by the coding sequence ATGACCCCGAAGCTTCTCAGAACCTTTCTGGCGGTCGAGCGTACCGGAAATATATCGATAGCGGCGGCACAGCTTAATCTCGCGCAATCAACCGTCAGCGATCAGATTCAATCGTTCGAGGTCCAGATTGGCACGGCGCTTTTCGAGCGAACACGAGGTGGAATCAGGCTGGCACCGGCGGGGCAGACGCTCAAACCCTATGCCGAAGCGATTCTCGCGATGACTGACGAGGCCGTCGCCGCGCTGGCCCACGATCATCGCCCCCGATCGGGCACACTTGCCATCGGCGCACTGGAGACAATCGCGGCGCAATGGCTGCCCGAAAGGCTGTCCGGCTTTCGCAAGGCTCATTCAGACATCGGCCTGCGCTTGCAAGCGGCAAACTCCGGCGATCTGATGCGACTGGTCAAGGATGGCGGCCTCGATGCGATCCTTTGTTTCGAAGCGCGCGATCTCGATCCGAAACTTGTGGGACGCGTGGTCGCCCATGAACCGCTTGCGCTGATAAGCAAGGCTGACGGTCAGCCGGACCGGGCGCCGGGTTTTGTTACGACCCGCTCGGGATGTATTTTTCGCCGGATATTCGACGAAAACATCGCGGCGTTCGAATCCTCCGGCGGTCGGATCATCGCCGAGGTGGACAGCATCGCCGCAATCGTCAATCTTGTCGCGCAGGGAGACGGAGCGGCGCTGGTCCCGGAAATGGCTGCCGCAGAAGCCCTGCGCAACGGGCAGGTTCGACGACTTGGGAACGCTGCCGCATCCAAGCATGTGCGCTTGTCACTGGTCTGGCGACGGCGGCGGGTTCAGCCGCCCGCCTTGCGGTATTTGCTGAAGAGCTTCCCCTCACACCAATCGGTGTCCACCGTCACAATGTAG
- a CDS encoding SDR family oxidoreductase — protein sequence MTAGRLYKQHILIVGGSSGMGLALAGRALEAGARITVVGRNPAKLETTLAQFEHHPNLEVVAADITDEQSVVSMFERLDRLNHIVSTAADMQRAYGPLADLERTALHRVFASKVFGPWLLAKHGAAKLSDAGSITIVSGIAAYRPLPRGSIVAPANAALEGLVKALALELAPIRVNAVSPGWVDTPIWEDVMGDRKDEALQAMAAKLPVGRIGTGDDVAEMLICAMTNGFVTGTVLHCDGGHRLV from the coding sequence ATGACAGCGGGACGCTTATACAAGCAGCACATCCTGATCGTGGGCGGCAGTTCCGGCATGGGGCTGGCGCTGGCCGGACGCGCGCTTGAAGCCGGCGCCCGTATCACCGTAGTCGGGCGCAATCCCGCCAAGCTCGAGACAACGCTCGCACAATTCGAACATCATCCGAACCTTGAGGTCGTGGCGGCGGACATAACCGACGAACAGAGCGTCGTGAGCATGTTCGAGCGGCTTGATCGACTGAATCATATCGTCTCGACCGCCGCCGACATGCAGCGTGCCTATGGCCCCTTGGCCGACCTTGAGCGAACCGCACTTCACAGGGTATTTGCCAGCAAGGTCTTCGGGCCTTGGCTGCTCGCAAAACACGGAGCAGCGAAGCTCTCCGACGCGGGATCGATTACCATTGTTTCGGGAATCGCCGCCTACCGCCCTTTGCCACGAGGCAGCATCGTCGCGCCGGCAAATGCCGCGCTGGAGGGGTTGGTGAAAGCGCTCGCGCTAGAACTCGCGCCGATCCGCGTCAACGCGGTCTCGCCCGGCTGGGTCGATACACCAATTTGGGAGGATGTGATGGGCGACAGGAAGGACGAGGCATTGCAGGCCATGGCGGCGAAACTGCCCGTCGGCCGTATCGGCACAGGTGATGACGTCGCGGAAATGCTGATCTGCGCGATGACAAACGGCTTTGTGACCGGAACCGTCCTACATTGTGACGGTGGACACCGATTGGTGTGA